One region of Gouania willdenowi chromosome 13, fGouWil2.1, whole genome shotgun sequence genomic DNA includes:
- the foxn1 gene encoding forkhead box protein N1 encodes MELQESSTFTTRTVAVNRRHSADGNVTSGTEWDPGPGPGDAERFHPYRRQLSHGAMSAGGYSQQSSPSISRLQDVCNTDILSHIGDASLSWDQYNNNIQSSFPDSLPLESACFLTSGYPPYTSHSHLQASSRLLLSSDQSNSSKYDRQNLSTASHQESDIQSFFPKPIYSYSILIFLALKNSKTGSLPVSEIYSFMTEHFPYFKTAPDGWKNSVRHNLSLNKCFEKVENKNGNTSRKGCLWTLNPAKVEKMQEELHKWRRKDPINMRRSMARPEDFEQLLGEKPERLRSLQTYTNSSLLSRVTPAHRSISSSSIPSHLRHYKHLPPQHHCFPLTVPAASPSHSFPLCSPCGQQYAATMGLNSPVAGTMPPVFSPALQEYSTGYRGVQDLLLEGEATYDIDTLNPSLTDLQLQGKLWEDLREDSLNQISESHTGTAPL; translated from the exons GAAAGTTCCACCTTCACCACGAGGACTGTAGCAGTGAACAGAAGGCACAGTGCTGATGGGAATGTTACTTCAGGTACAGAGTGGGACCCTGGACCAGGGCCTGGGGACGCTGAGCGTTTCCATCCATACCGCAGGCAGTTAAGTCATGGAGCCATGTCGGCTGGAGGTTATTCCCAGCAGAGCTCCCCCTCCATCAGCCGTCTGCAGGATGTGTGCAACACTGACATCCTTTCACATATTGGAGATGCGTCACTATCCTGGGACCAGTACAACAATAATATCCAG AGTTCATTTCCTGACTCTTTACCACTGGAGTCCGCTTGTTTTTTGACATCAGGTTACCCACCTTACACCTCACACAGCCATTTACAG gCTTCATCCAGACTGCTTCTTTCTAGTGATCAGTCCAATAGCTCCAAATATGATCGCCAAAACCTTTCTACTGCATCGCATCAGGAATCTGACATACAGTCCTTTTTCCCTAAACCCATCTACTCTTACAG CATTTTGATTTTCCTGGCTCTGAAGAACAGTAAAACAGGAAGTCTGCCTGTTAGTGAGATCTACAGCTTCATGACAGAACACTTCCCATACTTCAAG ACTGCCCCTGATGGATGGAAGAACTCTGTGCGACACAATTTGTCTCTCAACAAATGCTTTGAGAAGgtggaaaataaaaatggaaacacttCTCGTAAAGGTTGTCTTTGGACTCTCAATCCAGCCAAAGTGGAGAAAATGCAGGAGGAGCTGCACAAATGGCGTCGGAAAGATCCCATCAACATGCGCAGGAGCATGGCACGGCCTG aGGACTTTGAGCAGCTTCTTGGAGAGAAACCAGAAAGACTCAGATCTCTGCAGACGTACACCAACTCCTCATTATTATCCAGAGTAACTCCTGCCCACAGATCCATATCTTCATCTTCCATCCCCTCACACCTTCGACACTATAAACATTTACCCCCTCAGCATCACTGTTTCCCTCTCACGGTTCCAGCTGCTTCCCCCAGCCACTCTTTCCCCCTGTGCTCGCCTTGTGGGCAGCAATATGCAGCCACTATGGGTCTGAACTCACCAGTCGCTGGCACAATGCCTCCAGTCTTCAGCCCAGCACTACAGGAGTACAGTACAGGCTACAGGGGCGTTCAGGACCTGCTGTTAGAGGGAGAGGCCACGTATGACATTGATACTCTCAACCCCAGTCTGACTGACCTGCAGCTGCAGG GTAAATTGTGGGAGGACCTGCGGGAGGACAGTCTGAATCAAATATCAGAGTCCCACACTGGTACCGCCCCCCTTTAG